Proteins from a single region of Octopus bimaculoides isolate UCB-OBI-ISO-001 chromosome 11, ASM119413v2, whole genome shotgun sequence:
- the LOC106868490 gene encoding uncharacterized protein LOC106868490 gives MVIDGNTIIILHKGGESNTATAKMLKINRMTVWKIVKKFQENGSNAGRLGRGRKKSVLTPQLIKSAREKIRRNPRCSVRKLAVTVKISRRSMCRVLKERLGSQPYKMIHRHELMQVYKAMRQEESRLILRQIAKGTLSDLLFTDEKNEQRTVNYQNDRLWSISSSVESRLVN, from the coding sequence ATGGTTATAGACGGAAATACAATCATAATCCTCCACAAAGGAGGCGAAAGTAACACAGCTACAGCAAAAATGCTTAAAATTAATCGAATGacagtctggaaaattgtcaaAAAATTTCAAGAGAATGGCTCCAATGCTGGTCGACTTGGACGTGGCCGAAAAAAAAGTGTACTGACACCTCAGCTTATCAAAAGTGCCAGAGAAAAGATACGGCGAAATCCTCGTTGTTCTGTCAGAAAACTGGCTGTCACAGTAAAAATAAGCCGAAGATCAATGTGTCGAGTACTGAAGGAGCGTCTCGGGAGTCAACCCTACAAGATGATCCACCGTCATGAGCTCATgcaagtttataaggccatgagaCAGGAAGAAAGTCGTCTTATCCTGCGTCAGATTGCTAAAGGCACGTTGTCCGACCTGTtgttcactgatgaaaagaaCGAACAACGGACAGTAAACTACCAGAATGACCGACTTTGGAGTATATCTAGCTCCGTCGAGAGTAGACTCGTAAATTGA